The Danaus plexippus chromosome 20, MEX_DaPlex, whole genome shotgun sequence sequence GCAGTATGATAGCAATTAATAATGCTCCACTGATATTATTTGGGAACTACTTGCTTCCATTTTTTGGATCCTGGTTCTTCATTCTGGTATTTACGCTCCAATTCTGGTATTTACGCTCCAAAACAAGGTCATGAAGACGGTAAGCGGTCATCATGTCGCCACttccaaatttttaattaacacacAAGATCAGCATCACGTCGCTGTTCGTCCTTAAGTCGTGGATCTATGTTTTGAATTAAGTTAATACACATAATACGATTTCTGCTGAAAAAATCTTGTCGAtattcaattttgaaattgtaatgtttaaaaaaaaccaccACCTGTGAATTCTTGGTAAAAGTTCATTGAGATGAAGATTTTATGTCATTACAGTCAGTAActatactaaaatatcttCCATAAAGGTACTGTCTGAAGTGTTTTTACGGAGTGTACCATTGCAAGAGCTTCTAATTCATAAGCATGGTAGTGACTTTCTGGAATCGTTATTCTCATACTCGTACATGCTATTTGATATTGCTTACCCTCGTTTATTTGGATAAGGATAGCGCCAAGACCTGTACTGCTTGCATCTGCATATAGTTCGTTTAGTCAATCTTCCTTAAAAATGGTTAGTATTGGTGCCGAGGTTAGACGCCAAACTACATCAAGTCTGGTATTTCCACATTCAGCTGTCATTTCGAATTTATCATCCTTCTTGGTCAAATTATAAAGTGGTAATACACTTTCGGAAAACGATGGTATAAAACGTATAAAGTAACCTGTTAATCCACAAAATTGACGTACTTACCTAACACGGGCTGGCACAGGAGACCTCTAGAGCGCTTCGACCCCTCTCGGACCCGTGCGCACAACACCATTTGATATCAGGTCACCGAGACAATTAATTGCTGCTCTAAAGAAGGAACACCTTCGAACAAAACAGCCAAAACCCCGTCGAGAGCTTGCAAACCCTCTGACATTTTATCAAGACATCATCCATATAGACCAAAATATTATCCAGTAACAACCGCAGAGCAGTCATGACGGCCCGTTGGAACAGTGGCGAAGCGCCAGTTAACCCAAAAGGCATTCCCGTATATTCGTAGAGTCTATCCAGGGCAATGAAAGCTTGATAGAAATAGTGTTTTCATTAAGTTCACTGTTACCCGTGCACATCCTATCCTCGCCACTCCCTTTCCTGACGAGAACCACAGGACTTTCGAAATTAAAAGCACTTTCTCGGATCACACCACTGGCAATTAAATCTTCAATAATAGTTTCAACCCTCCTTCGCTCATAGTTTCAACCCTCCTTCGCTCCATTGGTGCCATCCTATAAGGTCGTCTTGATACCACTCCAAGTGGGTCCCTGAGTTGTATGTGTAAACCTCCTGACCCCACTTTGGCTTTTGGTATTCCGGTAGCAAATGTAGCACAGTATTTGGCCAAAAGACCCTACAACTTCCTAATCTCCGCCTCGTTGGCCAAATCGGTGTCAATATCTGGAAAGGGTATTTCAAAAGTTAACACTGTATCAATAGTAGAATGTCTTACCACAGCAGCACCCTCCTCCGTAATGAGCACAGTCAGTCCTGTTCCTCCAACCAAATCTGCACCAACAAAACGTCACAAAGAGTTTCATGATCTTAAACATTGCACAAAGTCTTGACCCGTTGACACGACAATATTGGAACGCTCCCCCTGCCCACCCCTTGAACATCAATAGACATTACTCTCGTTTTCATGGAAAGAAAGAGCCCAGCGACCGTCTTACCAAAAACCGGGAAGCACCGCTGTCGTAGAATGTCACGCAGTTAAAGTTACCCACGCTTATATTCATTGGAGTCAACGTTCCGCTATGTTCCCTTAATAAGTCGACCTTGTTTGAAACTTCACTAACCTTTTCCGAAACATGTAGATTCTACATACCCAATTTTGCCACGGTAACTGCACGTGGTTTTGGATCCTTCCGATCTGTCGAAACTAGAACTTGAACTCAACAATGGTTGTGAATCACTCACAATATCggttattttgttacagtttGTCTGAATATGCCCAGCTTTTTCACACTTGACACAAGACGAAGCCGCAAGTATTCATTATCTACACAGCCAATTACCGCTTCAACAGCATCCTTCTCCTTATCGCTGTTTATTACACGTTTCCAGATCTGCCACGCCTTTGTTATGGGTTTAACTGGATGCTGGATGCGCTGTGTCCAACCTGAAAttctaagttttaatatgttattagaGTATCTCGCTTCAGGttcaaatgtttgtattaaagcTTTTCGCGTGTCCTTCGACACTGATGGCTTGACAGGCCATGTATCCCCAATGGTTTTAGCTCAGCCTTCTAACAATCCAGCTATTTTGGTACAAATTTCAGAGTCACTTATATTCCAGTGATTTTTTGCAACATGGAGCACCAGTCCCTTATAGGCACGTTCCCGTCTGGTTTAAACGATGCGATATAGATGTCACTTAACCTTGGCCTTTCTTGAAATCAAATTGAAAAGTAAACCTGAAAGGAAATCGTCATTTGTTTGCATACTGGCCTGTTGTTGTTTAGATAATGTTTCCAGAAGGCTGATCAGTGCCCGAAAGGTATCCGAGTTCTTTGGCACATTTCCTCCTTTTGCGTGAGAGGATGGACCTGCTGGATccatcccacttctgatgtcGGCTCGCGATTGGAGTATGGGCGAGCTATGTGGCTCTGAAGTCTCACGGTTGAGAGAATTATCCTCCAttttatagtacttattaaaataagtagatgaTTCAGGCGGATCCCTTGACCACAATTATGAGTTGTGAACAGGACGGCTGCCGAACCACCACTGGCTCATCGACGATTAGCACTGCTTATATAGGAGCCGTCCCCTCCCTTCACAACTCACCTGATTCACTGATTGGTGGATGAAGTCTGAGtcgttttacttctaaataaaactaaaattattatttacaatcaaaagttatttaacgaaaccaacaaatcagttgagtaataattagtattattttaattattacatatttatcattaacgccgacatataaaattaccgtaaatcagtttttattattccgaatgaaatattattgccTGTAGATAATAGTAtctgaatgatatttttaaactctGATTACGCAATAagactttatttaaatctcaCTTAACGTAAGGTTACTTAAGTTTTTGATTGGAATTAcacttaaaagttaaatttatatttttttcacatttgaTAGTAGAAAATTACAGAAGACTAAAATAGGTTACACTGTCATATTCAAAAACGTATGTGTAATTTTCATGAAAGCACATTGTGGTAGCAATTTTTATGAACGTAAAGtgggtaataaattataaacattaaaccaTGTGATCATCCGAATACTATGTATGAAAAACCTATATTACGTGCCTTAAAGTGgatcacaaaataattttttctaatatttcaattttccaTAACCAAAGTAtgagtgataaataaaaacaaatgtatcccatttaaaattaagtttaattctaTGTTACAATATGAAAACCGCCATATTCAAACAATGTGGCTCTCATTGTGTTCTAAGAAAGCTCTTTGTTCCAACTTAATATTCCATGGAACGGTTAAATACCACAAGGTATACGAcagtgaatttaattattaaatacagcaATACTGtaactgttattaaatttcataaatctaTTTgaggtaattatttaataattatgcaaTGATCCTATCTCGAACTTGCAACTAAACAGACATTCTCTCATCGtctatttactatataaactatacgatcattgataataaattgaacattacataaaattcattttattataaccttaaaacaaatagttttgcTATTGCTTGACCTTAAAGGCCTTCAAAATCAGGCTGAAGTTTCAAAGCTAACAAACTTCTGTAAGTAAGTTGTATGAGGATCGAAGTGCCAACAACATAGCTTCGTTTATGACATTCATTGCgcatataaataatcttcatcgctggttttttatataagaagtaTGACACAAAAGacattttactataattgAGGGAGAATTCTATTAATTCAGTTCTCTAAACAGGGATCTTTTATCAGTATCCGTCCGTCCAAGTCCTTCATGATCGGCGACTGATGCCGTACGTAACGTAACAGTATGTCGTAATCCACACCCAACACTTCTACGTTTTGACGATTATTTGATAtcatctgtaaaaaaaaaatatcatacgtAACAGCAAATTTTTCTGTTACactaactatttttttttttacacgtattactgaaaagaaatataattagtgaCAGATATGTACAAGTTATAACTAATACGAGTCTCATGAAGTACGTAttacgaatattaaaaaatttatcggcaaaaaaaaaggattttattaaatttagttcccatagatatttattttacggcTAATAGTTAACCGAGCAATATCTTCAACTTAGCCCGCTTTAAAGCAAACGTTAAACCGTTGTTTAacttgtttaatttcattgcaCCGTTTACTTtcgtactttaaatattttaactggtTTTCTGCTCAAAGGAAATTTCTACACATAACTCAATATCACTAATTAGTTGTGTAAAGTTCCAAGTTTCTCGACATATATAccgacatatatttttttaatatgaaaaagatatatgtatattaaaacaacttttttttaagcttcattgtaaatgtatttttaataatctcaggttaacttaaatatattattttaaggacaTTTCTCgttatttcgttatatatactttctttCAGTTCATTTATGCAACTGAAGGTTCTTCCATATTCAgtgactatatatttttttactaccaACTATCACctcaattaatgtaataatattggCTTTATAACCGTTTCAGAAAATTTTTGGGATGAAGCCTAAATAATATGCTTCTCGTATTCTTAATGGTTTATAATCCAAATATTCGGacatatcaaattattatgcaGTTTCCAAACGAACTGGCATTCCTTAAAATTGTGCCGtcacattaaaactataacgAATGTTTCATAAAGAGACCAAATGGTAACTCACGCTAAATCCATCGCCACCACCTCCGATGAAAGATTGTGAAACgactttgtaatatttgttcgGAACCAGAGGCGCGTATGTTGGTATATCACAATAATTACACCTTATTGTAGCATTTACAACTCTATTGTTAACGGGACGGGCTCCATCAAATATAACTCGCATACCTGTCACAAAACAATTGCTATTTTAGTATAAGAGATTGATCTCACGAAAATAGTATTTCAGTCACATTatcatagaatatttaatcatcatcatcatcatcatcatcatcatcatcagcctatcagagcccactgctgagcacaggcctcttctcgcatggagaaagTTAGAGAAGAagcacgcttgctcaagacgggttggcgatttcaatcttataatttgaaattataagaccaggtttcctcacgatgttttccttcaccgtttgTCAGTGGTgactaaatactcttagaaagtacatatgactcggaaaagatcacattggtacttgccaggtttcgaacccgcgccctcacgtatgacaGGCagtcctttaacctccaggccaccaggacatacatagaatatttaatacttgacgaataaaaaattatatgtcctaaaaattaaaaaaagtcatACTCCTAGGGGCTcgtctgtaatattttatacacaccTGATACTTGAACCATCCTAGCTCCGGGCCACGGATTATTAGACACGGCGTACTCCAACATTTCCTTCACATGATCACCTCTCAGATCAAATATTTCTACATTATTCTCAAACGGAGTTGAGAGAAGTATCCTTTCAAATGTCACATCTGAAAtcgatattaattttcaatgacTATAAAGTGgacaatatgtaaaattttgataaagaaaaatatttacttccgCTCTCGACGTCCGAACGGATACCGCCAGTGTTAACGACGCAGAAATTCGCCTCGTTCCACTTTCTGTTTCCTGATTTAACTAcagtctaaaaaaaaaattataaattatttcatttgtaatttaGCCTACATATCGATAAGcattaatactatataaaaactgCGGAGACTAAATAGGTGAATAACGATTAAatcttcatatttaaaaaaagcattttcaaaaagtattagtattaaagcaatgtaataaaatacacgaaaacctcaaaaaaatattatatatcatttctAAGATTTAATAGTATATCGTTGAAGTCGCTTTGTTTTGCCTTTGCTTTTCTTATTTATGCTTGCTATAGTTGCTAATACTTTAAACCGTGTTTATATCTTTGCATTAAGCGCTCCGACTTTTATTAAAGACTTCTTATTTACACTTCTAAAAACCAtggaattatatgaaaaaagttatattgttttaagttgAACCttcaaacttaatttttattcatgacTGGAAGGGTACAGTTcagaaaactatattttaaactattcacactgataataattttataattcacagCCCACGTCAGCTAGGAATAAAACTATGCTACTTACTTCGTGCATAAAAGCATCGCAAATGAAACTACCAAGATTGCATTCTCCGCAATTACATCTTGAGGACATGTGGACTTTAGAGACTCCAATCAATTCAGTTGCTTGTTCAGTTATAACTGGCAGATACTCATTAATCTTTTCTAAGACGTCAGGAGCTGTCGTGAAACACAAATTATGAATCTATAATTTGtacaaaagatttaatattttttactaacaaataaatatttcacctGGAAGAACATTGTTGCCTATATAATGAGGATCACCAACCCAACTGATAAGATCTCCGttatcattgaaattaagtttaatttctcCTAAAAATGCTGTATGAGCTCCAGCTTGAACGATCAATACCTGAAAGAAGTtcctactttaaaataataaacattttttacctTAGACCCCTTTTACAAATAactccataaaaataattttaagaaatacgaccaaaaccttttaaaacaatctatttttgaaacagatttaaaaaaaatatttaaaacttcttaTAATATGAACATGTTTTCTTACAGATCTTGCTGCCTGTTCTACCACAACGGGATAAGGTCCCAATGGAGTCCAAGTAGAACCTTCTGGAGGGTCACTGTTTGATAGAAGTGTATGACTATGGCCTCCGACAATTATGTCTATATGAGGACCAGCATTAAGGGCTATTTTACTGAAATCAGTACGTAATATCGTTGAAACTAACCTCACTAcaacacaaatttataaataatcttatttttaatttgttgtaCCGATCTATATCTATCCCACAGTGTGATAGAACCACAATGATATTTATTCCTTGCTCGTTTAACTTTTCAGCTTCTCGTCTAACAGCTTCAACTTCGTCcgtaaactttaaatttcctGTACTTGCGAGTTCctgaaaattttagttttgcaTACTTAGATTTTCTTCCATTGAAAAATTTCgagtttaatttttgtaaaataacttaCGTCAGTACTCGATATTATAACACCTATTATACCAATCTTCCGACCTCCCTTTTCGACTACAATGCTAGGCTTGTACAGTCCTTGTATCGTTGGTTCATCGTCGTCGATAATATTAGCGGTAACAACTTGAGATTTGAGATGTTGAAGGTATGGAACGACACCTTCAATACCATTATCAAACTCATGATTTCCTAACACCTATGAAGATAGATATTTGGTAgatattatgtacaaaattcgcaaaatattttacaattgtaTATAAACCACAAATACTTGTATCAAGGAAATGTGACTTcgttaataataactataaaaaaatatatatatatatatataaaaaatacctaaaattacatttttttcttatacatacttaaattcacagtaatatatgtatatcctcAACGCGACTAGAACGAGTGTATAcgaaaatctttgttacatattttaaatgtatcctTTGATAGATGTTAGATATCATCGCTTACATGAGCATCGTGATGGATCATGTTCATAAAATCCTGAGTGACATTCCATCTCAATAAATTATACCAGATAGTTCCTTGAAAAGAGTCGCCTCCGTTTAATACTAAAGACTCTGGATTCCTCTCGAGTCCATCTCTGATAAGGGTTGCGAGTCGAGCGAATCCTCCGATACAAGGAGCTGCTGTCGGATTGCAGACAGATCCAGATGGACTAGTTTCTACGAATCTAATAACgagtaaaattaacatatatttaaatttacgcAGAAGCCACATTTGTAGATTAGAAATAGTATAGTAtaggttatataaaaaatatatttccgatctttttgttttacatatatgtactgtTGGGTAAAAAggtgtaatttttaaacgatttcGATCGATTTCGAATCTCTCCAATATATACACttagaatatttaacaataatattataatatatttctttgaaacaataacaaaattaaaaattatatacctatgtatagtaatttacaaacatatatacataagtatatgGGCGCGTTTGTGGATTTCGAAGTCTATTGGTTATATTCACATAGTTATATAGATTtactttaactttaaatacatGGTTATAAAAGCTTATTGTTGATcacaattattgttataactaaaacgaaatctatttttttttaaacaactatCATTTTTTCATCATGGAATATTTGGccaatatcaacattttaatatattggacGAATTATCGGAACTATCTTTGAATTTGGTTATAAATGTGACTGTTCCGCTCAATAGTGAACAATACGGTGAAGTGACGACCGCTGAAGAATATAGAACtttcaagaaataaatacaagcatatttatattacaagaaacgaagttaatttaaaattatgttggaATATACTGAAATAAGTGACGTTAGTGTTGTTAGTGATGCCGATGGCTCTttctttagaaataataaatcgtattgaatgtttttaaaaaggcAAATATTCTGAGCGGTGATTCATTATATCcagtatattaattgaaaacacATTGTTATCTGAAACTCTTTCGGTTTGAAtgtaaatcaaatcaaaacattgaaatctgtgttatttttcttaaactgTAAATCATCAGGAATGGAACACAAGAATAGTCCGAGCACACTACTCCGACATATTAAGATCGCTTACGATAATTATACTATCACGCGTGTTCTTTGTatcattataatgttatttacacGATTGTGATCTTTTTAAtgatcaatttttataattaagacaatatattttttattaaacatgtgtctacatacaatttaatttctgtaACATAGAAAATAAGCAATTTAGACtatccaacaaataaaatagtctgGAAACTGTTGATTaactattcatttatttataaaaagtttcaaatttcaaacatTACATAACAGACGAGAGTCAATAGGAACATTGTTTCACTTAGGAATAACATTACCTTGCATGAAAgtcattataatgaataatgttTAACTCGTAAAACTTTTCACCGCGTACAGAAATTCCGCACAACAACAATACACACAGAGCGtacatttcaatagaaaattttaaatgttttaacacTTTAAGAGGCCACGATCTTATCTAGATAAGATATTAACGCGATATTTTCTCGTGCTGTACTATTGTAAATGATAAATCATGTAATATAGATCAAgacgaaaatatattgttagaaaaaaatatgttaaaacaaaataagtatgTAACCTGTTggtcttaattaaaatgtaaaagagAAGGGACGAAGTTTTTGTGCCTTATTTTAGTCGGAccatataatattgttgagAACCGGTTTTGAAAATCAAAAACCAGTTAGTTTATAATACacgtatttattcataattcttCGTCACGTcacttattatgttatatcacTTCACAGATATGATTAGAAAAACAAACACGGTTTTTAGCCAAGTCATTATCCTTCACTGTTCAGGCAATACTCATTTCTCCGAACGATTGGATGAAAATGGTTTAAATCTTGGCACGGCCGCCTTTTATTTAGAGTGGAAACATTCTTAAAACTACTGACATTAATacttctaatttttttattagtaaaggGAGCAAACGAGCAAACAGCCTAAACGATTGGAATTAGTTGAGGTGAGGGTTATTTTTAGAACTGAGAGTCGAGTTTTGTGTGTTGCTGGCACGGGGTATGGCAGAGCCCCGGACCCAATCCGGAGTTGCACGGTTGCAGTTGCACGAGCAATGAAACAATCCCAACACCTAAAAACAGAACTAGGTTGATGCAGGATAGAAGGTTATTGCA is a genomic window containing:
- the LOC133318720 gene encoding apyrase-like isoform X1, with amino-acid sequence MYALCVLLLCGISVRGEKFYELNIIHYNDFHARFVETSPSGSVCNPTAAPCIGGFARLATLIRDGLERNPESLVLNGGDSFQGTIWYNLLRWNVTQDFMNMIHHDAHVLGNHEFDNGIEGVVPYLQHLKSQVVTANIIDDDEPTIQGLYKPSIVVEKGGRKIGIIGVIISSTDELASTGNLKFTDEVEAVRREAEKLNEQGINIIVVLSHCGIDIDRKIALNAGPHIDIIVGGHSHTLLSNSDPPEGSTWTPLGPYPVVVEQAARSVLIVQAGAHTAFLGEIKLNFNDNGDLISWVGDPHYIGNNVLPAPDVLEKINEYLPVITEQATELIGVSKVHMSSRCNCGECNLGSFICDAFMHETVVKSGNRKWNEANFCVVNTGGIRSDVESGNVTFERILLSTPFENNVEIFDLRGDHVKEMLEYAVSNNPWPGARMVQVSGMRVIFDGARPVNNRVVNATIRCNYCDIPTYAPLVPNKYYKVVSQSFIGGGGDGFSMISNNRQNVEVLGVDYDILLRYVRHQSPIMKDLDGRILIKDPCLEN
- the LOC133318720 gene encoding apyrase-like isoform X2 gives rise to the protein MNMIHHDAHVLGNHEFDNGIEGVVPYLQHLKSQVVTANIIDDDEPTIQGLYKPSIVVEKGGRKIGIIGVIISSTDELASTGNLKFTDEVEAVRREAEKLNEQGINIIVVLSHCGIDIDRKIALNAGPHIDIIVGGHSHTLLSNSDPPEGSTWTPLGPYPVVVEQAARSVLIVQAGAHTAFLGEIKLNFNDNGDLISWVGDPHYIGNNVLPAPDVLEKINEYLPVITEQATELIGVSKVHMSSRCNCGECNLGSFICDAFMHETVVKSGNRKWNEANFCVVNTGGIRSDVESGNVTFERILLSTPFENNVEIFDLRGDHVKEMLEYAVSNNPWPGARMVQVSGMRVIFDGARPVNNRVVNATIRCNYCDIPTYAPLVPNKYYKVVSQSFIGGGGDGFSMISNNRQNVEVLGVDYDILLRYVRHQSPIMKDLDGRILIKDPCLEN